The Vibrio tubiashii ATCC 19109 genome has a segment encoding these proteins:
- the gluQRS gene encoding tRNA glutamyl-Q(34) synthetase GluQRS → MSYIGRFAPSPSGPLHFGSLIAALGSYFQAKANHGQWLVRIEDLDPPREMPGAACLILQTLEAYRLFWDGEVVYQSQRHDLYQAQIERWLASGQAYYCQCTRKQIKALGGFYSGTCRDLGLTNHEQCAIRLRMTKPVYEFEDKRHSTLHIPNALADEDFIIKRRDGLFAYNLAVVLDDIEQGITEVVRGADLIEPTGRQISLYQMLNKAPVGYLHLPLALDTNGQKLSKQNHAKAIDNENPKPALLDAMTFLGFDIKEEIRHSSIDEIIEWGVQNWHLTQLPSSTEITPLFSNRSL, encoded by the coding sequence ATGAGTTATATTGGTCGCTTCGCACCATCTCCATCCGGCCCATTGCATTTTGGCTCCTTGATTGCCGCTTTAGGCAGTTATTTCCAAGCGAAAGCAAATCATGGTCAATGGTTGGTCAGAATTGAAGACTTAGATCCACCACGCGAAATGCCCGGTGCCGCTTGTTTAATTTTACAAACCTTAGAAGCATACCGTCTGTTTTGGGATGGTGAGGTGGTTTACCAAAGTCAACGACACGACTTATATCAAGCGCAAATTGAGCGTTGGTTAGCAAGCGGACAAGCGTATTACTGCCAGTGCACACGTAAGCAAATTAAAGCGCTTGGTGGTTTCTACTCGGGCACTTGCCGTGACCTTGGCCTCACCAATCATGAGCAGTGCGCAATTCGATTACGCATGACAAAACCGGTGTACGAGTTTGAAGATAAGCGTCATAGCACTTTGCACATCCCAAACGCCTTGGCAGATGAAGATTTTATTATAAAGCGCCGCGATGGGTTATTTGCCTATAACCTTGCAGTAGTATTGGATGATATCGAGCAGGGAATTACTGAAGTAGTGCGCGGGGCAGATTTGATTGAGCCGACTGGCAGACAAATCAGTCTTTATCAAATGCTAAATAAAGCCCCTGTAGGCTATTTACATCTTCCGTTAGCACTTGATACAAATGGTCAGAAGTTATCCAAACAAAACCATGCGAAAGCGATTGATAATGAGAACCCAAAACCTGCATTGCTTGATGCGATGACGTTCTTAGGGTTTGATATTAAGGAAGAAATTCGACATTCGAGCATAGATGAAATCATTGAGTGGGGGGTACAAAATTGGCACCTAACTCAACTGCCTTCATCGACTGAGATCACACCATTATTCTCAAACCGCTCGCTGTAG
- the hrpB gene encoding ATP-dependent helicase HrpB — translation MSQLPIQGVMPELISGVRNNSQLILKAAPGAGKSTHFPLQLIKHNVVKRKIIMLEPRRLAARNIARYLADQLGEQVGQRVGYRVRGENKTSPQTQLEVVTEGILTRMIQSDPELTGVDLVIFDEFHERSIHADTALAFCLEIQEALRDNLKLVVMSATLDQLALSRLLPDAEYVESQGRSFPVEHRYVPAKPNERLEDQMAKQITSLIENESGSLLAFLPGVVAIKRVEERLQHLASDVQICPLYGQLDFAQQQAAIQPAKNGERKVVLATNIAETSLTIEGIRLVVDSGYERVAKFDLKSGVTRLEQTRIAQSSAEQRSGRAGRLEPGICVRLYSEGQLNQQPYVPSPEILHSDLSNLVLELAQWGAQTPADLSWLDVPPESAINQARALLVQLGLLDRKGQLTEAGKLAAKLGLEPRACAMLAKAKDSSETAAAVIALLEEPERNTLDFMHSVHRLKLGKHSKQKLVIERARTIAKRIGSDFSLTSIDESSVACLLALAFPDRIAQARTNQLGRFLLANGHGAQLEDSQRLAACDYIVVIDLMRGQSESSQIFSALELDLASLQQRSPELFTSIELVDWDEQKGRLIAECQTKLGRLVIGRKALPEPPREKMTQALLNFVQRKGLSVLNWTPQSVELLERMRCGQEWLPEQEWPQLDEAGLMNHLSDWLEPYLNGVGSVKALAKVDLSAALLAYLGWPLNQEIDKWLPTHYQVPTGSNKKIRYQQGQDPVLSVRMQEVFGEQASPEIAQGRKRLVLELLSPAQRPLQVTRDLASFWRGAYKEVQKEMKGRYPKHVWPDDPANHVATTKTKRQLNS, via the coding sequence TTGTCACAATTGCCTATTCAGGGCGTGATGCCAGAGCTCATCTCTGGTGTGCGCAACAATTCACAGCTCATTCTTAAAGCAGCCCCAGGTGCGGGTAAATCAACCCATTTTCCGCTGCAACTGATTAAGCACAATGTGGTTAAACGTAAGATTATTATGCTGGAGCCGAGGCGACTCGCCGCGCGTAATATTGCCCGTTACCTTGCCGATCAGCTTGGAGAGCAGGTTGGACAGCGAGTGGGTTATCGTGTTCGTGGAGAAAATAAAACCAGTCCACAGACCCAGTTGGAAGTGGTGACCGAAGGTATTCTGACTCGCATGATTCAATCCGATCCGGAATTGACCGGCGTCGATCTGGTGATCTTTGATGAGTTTCATGAACGCAGTATTCATGCTGATACTGCGCTCGCGTTTTGTTTGGAGATCCAAGAAGCGCTGCGCGATAATCTTAAATTAGTAGTGATGTCAGCGACATTAGATCAACTCGCTCTATCTCGTTTGTTGCCTGACGCTGAATACGTTGAATCTCAAGGCCGAAGCTTCCCAGTTGAGCACCGATATGTCCCCGCTAAGCCAAATGAACGCTTAGAAGATCAGATGGCGAAGCAGATCACCTCGCTGATAGAAAACGAATCCGGTTCTTTATTGGCTTTTCTACCGGGAGTGGTGGCAATCAAACGTGTTGAAGAGCGGTTGCAGCATCTAGCGAGTGATGTTCAGATTTGTCCCCTCTATGGGCAGCTAGACTTTGCGCAGCAGCAAGCCGCAATCCAACCGGCTAAAAATGGCGAGAGAAAAGTTGTATTGGCCACCAATATTGCAGAAACCTCACTGACCATTGAAGGGATTAGACTGGTTGTTGACTCAGGTTATGAGCGCGTAGCGAAATTTGATCTGAAAAGTGGTGTCACTCGCTTAGAACAAACTCGGATTGCTCAATCATCTGCAGAGCAAAGATCGGGACGTGCTGGGCGTTTAGAGCCTGGTATTTGTGTGCGGTTGTATTCTGAAGGACAGCTCAATCAACAGCCTTATGTGCCTTCACCGGAAATATTGCATTCAGATTTGTCCAATCTCGTATTGGAGCTTGCTCAGTGGGGAGCGCAAACGCCTGCTGATTTAAGTTGGTTAGATGTACCGCCCGAAAGCGCGATAAATCAAGCCAGAGCCTTGCTTGTGCAGCTTGGACTATTAGACAGAAAAGGTCAGTTAACTGAAGCCGGTAAACTGGCCGCGAAGTTGGGATTGGAGCCTAGAGCTTGCGCTATGCTTGCCAAAGCGAAAGACTCAAGCGAGACCGCTGCGGCAGTTATCGCTCTTCTGGAGGAGCCTGAACGTAACACATTGGACTTTATGCACAGTGTGCACCGTTTAAAGCTGGGTAAACACAGCAAGCAAAAACTGGTGATTGAGCGCGCACGGACCATTGCCAAGCGCATCGGTAGCGATTTCTCACTGACTAGCATCGACGAGTCATCCGTTGCCTGTTTGTTGGCGCTCGCTTTCCCTGATCGAATTGCTCAGGCTCGTACCAATCAACTAGGACGTTTCTTACTTGCCAATGGGCATGGGGCGCAGCTAGAAGACAGTCAAAGACTCGCTGCTTGCGATTATATTGTCGTGATTGACTTGATGCGCGGTCAATCGGAATCCTCACAAATATTTTCTGCCTTGGAACTTGATCTTGCGTCGCTGCAGCAGCGTTCACCAGAGCTGTTTACATCAATAGAATTGGTTGATTGGGATGAGCAAAAAGGTCGTCTGATTGCTGAATGTCAGACAAAACTCGGCCGCTTAGTTATTGGGAGAAAAGCGCTGCCTGAACCGCCACGCGAAAAAATGACGCAAGCTTTACTTAACTTCGTTCAACGTAAAGGGCTTTCAGTATTAAATTGGACACCGCAAAGCGTTGAGCTCTTAGAACGTATGCGATGCGGGCAGGAATGGTTGCCGGAACAAGAGTGGCCCCAGTTAGATGAAGCAGGGCTAATGAATCACTTGTCTGATTGGTTAGAGCCTTACCTAAATGGTGTAGGTTCAGTAAAGGCATTGGCAAAGGTGGATTTAAGCGCGGCGCTATTGGCTTATCTAGGCTGGCCGCTAAATCAAGAGATAGACAAGTGGCTGCCAACACATTACCAAGTGCCAACGGGCAGCAATAAGAAAATTCGCTATCAGCAAGGGCAGGATCCAGTCTTGTCGGTACGGATGCAGGAAGTATTTGGTGAACAGGCTTCGCCTGAAATTGCTCAGGGTAGGAAGCGTTTGGTGCTAGAACTACTTTCTCCTGCGCAAAGACCACTGCAAGTAACGCGAGATCTGGCGAGCTTTTGGCGTGGCGCTTACAAAGAAGTGCAGAAAGAGATGAAAGGGCGCTACCCCAAGCACGTTTGGCCGGACGATCCAGCTAACCATGTGGCGACAACGAAAACCAAAAGACAGCTAAACTCATGA
- the sfsA gene encoding DNA/RNA nuclease SfsA yields MKFEPSLESATLIKRYKRFLADITLPDGSECTIHCANTGAMTGCATPGNKVWYSTSDNPKRKYPNSWELSETSQGHRICINTARANQLAVEAIEAGVISELQGYDQLQTEVKYGNENSRIDILLKSENQPKCYIEVKSVTLLDEDLQGQGYFPDAVTTRGQKHLRELTEMVHSGSRAVLLFTVLHSGIEKVAPALHIDAKYSQLLKYAQEQGVEVLCYKAELSSDEIKLVKSLEFSH; encoded by the coding sequence ATGAAGTTTGAACCATCATTAGAATCCGCAACATTAATCAAACGCTATAAGCGCTTTCTCGCCGACATTACTTTACCGGATGGCAGTGAGTGCACTATCCACTGTGCCAATACAGGTGCAATGACAGGCTGCGCTACGCCAGGAAATAAAGTTTGGTACTCAACGTCGGATAACCCTAAGCGTAAGTACCCGAATAGCTGGGAATTATCGGAGACCAGTCAAGGTCATCGCATCTGTATAAATACCGCGCGCGCGAACCAGTTAGCTGTGGAAGCGATAGAAGCAGGTGTGATTAGTGAACTGCAAGGTTATGACCAACTTCAAACTGAAGTGAAATATGGCAATGAAAATAGCCGGATTGATATCTTGCTCAAATCAGAAAATCAACCAAAATGCTATATAGAGGTTAAAAGCGTCACCTTATTGGATGAGGATTTACAAGGCCAAGGGTATTTCCCAGATGCAGTCACTACTCGTGGACAAAAGCATCTGAGAGAGCTCACAGAAATGGTGCATTCTGGAAGCAGAGCAGTACTTTTATTCACTGTTTTACATTCAGGGATTGAAAAAGTCGCTCCAGCACTCCATATAGACGCCAAATATTCACAATTACTGAAATACGCTCAAGAACAAGGGGTGGAAGTACTGTGCTACAAGGCAGAGCTTTCAAGCGATGAGATTAAACTGGTCAAGTCACTCGAATTTAGCCATTAA
- the pcnB gene encoding polynucleotide adenylyltransferase PcnB, whose amino-acid sequence MHMNKNDYTPSESRAITELDLNIITRQEHNISRKKISDNALKVLYRLHGAGFDAYLVGGGVRDLLLGQAPKDFDIATNATPEQIRQLFKNCRLIGRRFRLAHIMFGRDIIEVATFRGHHQEPSKNVSQQSKEGMLLRDNVYGTIDEDAERRDFTVNAMYYSIGDYSIHDYAGGIEDLEDKLIRLLGDPETRYREDPVRMLRAIRFAVKLDFDIEEDTAEPIEELSTLLQDIPPARLYEESLKMLQSGHGLETYHLMREYNLFQQLFPTIAEFFTEDYSSQTEQMLDLVLDSTDQRIEEGKRINPAFMFAAMLWYPLQEKANQLMEKRKLSFYDAIMEASNYVLDDQVRTIAIPRRHTATIREIWQLQLRMPRRNGKRAFRLMELNKFRAGFDFLEMRGEIEQGDTELLAKWWETFQNAGRNMRQAMVADLDSSTEGLPKQRRRKNYRKKKPKASS is encoded by the coding sequence ATGCACATGAATAAAAACGACTATACACCCAGCGAATCTCGAGCAATTACAGAACTCGATTTAAATATTATTACTCGCCAAGAGCATAACATCTCGCGCAAAAAAATCAGTGATAATGCATTGAAGGTGCTATACCGTCTTCATGGTGCAGGCTTCGACGCATATCTTGTTGGCGGTGGCGTTCGAGACTTATTACTCGGTCAAGCACCTAAAGACTTTGACATTGCAACCAATGCTACCCCAGAGCAGATCAGGCAGCTATTTAAAAACTGCCGTTTAATTGGTCGTCGATTCCGCCTAGCCCACATTATGTTTGGCCGCGACATCATTGAAGTGGCAACATTCCGTGGTCACCACCAAGAACCAAGCAAGAATGTCTCTCAGCAGTCAAAAGAAGGCATGCTGTTACGTGATAATGTTTACGGCACCATCGATGAAGACGCAGAACGTCGTGACTTTACCGTCAACGCGATGTATTACAGCATCGGTGACTACTCCATTCACGACTACGCCGGTGGCATTGAAGATCTAGAAGACAAACTGATTCGCTTACTCGGTGACCCTGAAACGCGCTATCGCGAAGACCCAGTACGTATGCTGCGTGCGATTCGCTTTGCAGTAAAACTCGACTTCGATATTGAAGAAGACACTGCAGAGCCTATTGAAGAGCTCTCAACCTTACTTCAAGACATTCCACCAGCACGTCTTTATGAGGAATCACTAAAGATGCTGCAATCAGGTCATGGTTTAGAAACTTACCACCTGATGCGTGAATACAACTTGTTCCAACAGTTGTTCCCAACAATTGCAGAGTTCTTTACTGAAGATTACTCATCACAAACCGAACAGATGCTTGATCTGGTATTAGATTCTACCGATCAGCGCATCGAAGAAGGTAAACGCATTAACCCAGCATTTATGTTCGCTGCTATGCTGTGGTACCCACTGCAAGAGAAAGCCAACCAGTTAATGGAGAAGCGTAAGCTCTCTTTCTATGACGCGATCATGGAAGCCAGCAACTACGTACTTGATGATCAGGTACGCACCATCGCCATTCCACGCCGCCACACGGCGACGATTCGCGAAATCTGGCAATTACAGCTTCGTATGCCCCGTCGCAATGGTAAGCGCGCTTTCCGCCTAATGGAACTCAACAAATTCCGCGCAGGCTTTGACTTCCTTGAGATGCGTGGTGAGATTGAGCAAGGTGATACTGAACTATTAGCCAAATGGTGGGAAACCTTCCAAAATGCGGGTCGCAATATGCGTCAAGCGATGGTTGCCGACTTGGATTCTTCAACTGAAGGCCTACCAAAGCAGCGTCGCCGCAAGAACTACCGTAAGAAAAAGCCTAAGGCATCGTCATGA
- the panB gene encoding 3-methyl-2-oxobutanoate hydroxymethyltransferase, with translation MKKISINDLMKWKQEGRKFATSTAYDASFAQLFESQEMPVLLVGDSLGMVLQGETSTLPVTVEELAYHTRCVRAGSPNCLLMADMPFMSYATPEQACENAATLMRAGANMVKIEGGDWLVDTVKMLTERAVPVCAHLGLTPQSVNIFGGFKVQGREQDKADRMVRDALALQEAGAQIILLECVPKELAARITEVCDVPVIGIGAGNATDGQILVMHDMFGIAANYMPKFSKNFLAETGDMRKAVAKYKEDVESGAFPGDAHTIA, from the coding sequence ATGAAAAAAATTTCTATCAACGACCTAATGAAATGGAAGCAAGAAGGTCGTAAATTTGCAACTTCTACCGCTTACGATGCGAGCTTCGCTCAGCTATTCGAAAGCCAAGAGATGCCAGTACTGCTAGTAGGCGACTCGCTAGGTATGGTTCTTCAAGGCGAAACTTCAACGTTACCTGTGACGGTTGAAGAACTTGCTTACCATACTCGCTGTGTTCGTGCCGGTAGCCCTAACTGTTTATTGATGGCTGATATGCCATTTATGAGCTATGCCACACCAGAGCAAGCATGTGAAAATGCCGCGACTCTGATGCGTGCTGGTGCAAACATGGTAAAAATTGAAGGTGGCGACTGGCTAGTCGACACTGTGAAAATGCTTACAGAGCGCGCGGTACCTGTGTGTGCCCATCTAGGATTGACTCCACAATCGGTAAATATCTTTGGTGGTTTCAAGGTACAAGGTCGCGAGCAAGATAAAGCCGATCGCATGGTTCGTGATGCACTGGCTCTACAAGAAGCAGGCGCACAGATCATTTTGCTTGAATGTGTTCCAAAAGAACTTGCCGCACGCATCACCGAAGTGTGTGATGTGCCAGTGATTGGTATTGGTGCCGGAAATGCTACTGATGGTCAAATCCTAGTTATGCACGATATGTTCGGTATTGCAGCGAACTACATGCCAAAATTCTCGAAAAACTTCCTTGCTGAAACTGGCGACATGCGCAAAGCTGTAGCTAAATACAAGGAAGATGTCGAAAGCGGAGCTTTCCCTGGCGACGCACATACCATCGCGTAA
- the folK gene encoding 2-amino-4-hydroxy-6-hydroxymethyldihydropteridine diphosphokinase: MITVFIAVGSNLSDPVSQANAAIDALKQFPKSEFVRSSSLYSSTPMGPQDQPDYINAVVEVKTELTPLELLDSTQAIEQEQGRVRKEERWGPRTLDLDILLYGNEVMDSERLVIPHYGMKEREFVLYPLAEIAPNLTLPCGTRLEDLLKVVEQNGLRIWQS; encoded by the coding sequence ATGATCACGGTCTTTATCGCAGTAGGCAGCAATCTTAGCGATCCTGTTTCTCAAGCCAATGCGGCTATTGATGCATTAAAACAATTTCCTAAGTCAGAGTTCGTGCGTAGCTCATCCTTGTACAGCAGTACACCGATGGGCCCTCAAGACCAACCTGACTACATCAATGCCGTGGTTGAAGTAAAAACAGAATTAACGCCACTTGAACTGCTTGATAGCACTCAAGCTATTGAACAAGAGCAAGGGCGCGTCCGTAAAGAAGAGCGTTGGGGTCCAAGAACCTTAGATCTCGATATTCTGCTTTATGGCAATGAGGTGATGGATTCCGAGCGCCTAGTCATTCCTCACTACGGAATGAAAGAGCGAGAGTTCGTACTCTACCCGCTCGCAGAAATCGCACCAAATTTAACCCTCCCATGTGGGACCAGACTGGAAGACTTACTGAAAGTCGTTGAGCAAAACGGTCTGCGTATTTGGCAATCATAG
- a CDS encoding ABC transporter permease — MYQLYWTAFCSLLTKEVNRFTRIWVQTLVPPAITMTLYFIIFGSLIGSRIGEMNGFSYMEYIVPGLIMMSVITNSYSNVASSFFSAKFQKNIEELLVAPVPNYVIILGFVMGGVVRGLLVGTIVTFVSLFFVDLQVDHWGIIIATVFMTSVVFSLGGLINAVYAKTFDDISIIPTFVLTPLTYLGGVFYSISLLPEFWQGVSKINPIVYMVNAFRYGFLGVSDVGIVTSFSVLGVFVVALYAVAHYLVTRGIGLRS; from the coding sequence ATGTATCAATTATATTGGACAGCCTTTTGTAGTCTGCTGACAAAAGAGGTCAATCGATTTACTCGTATTTGGGTTCAGACCTTGGTTCCGCCTGCAATTACGATGACACTCTACTTCATTATCTTCGGTAGCCTGATCGGCTCGCGTATCGGTGAGATGAACGGCTTTAGCTATATGGAGTATATTGTTCCGGGGTTGATTATGATGTCGGTGATCACCAACTCATATTCGAACGTAGCGTCGTCATTCTTCAGTGCCAAATTTCAGAAGAACATTGAAGAGTTGCTTGTAGCACCTGTGCCAAACTATGTGATCATTCTTGGTTTTGTTATGGGTGGCGTAGTGCGCGGTTTACTTGTTGGTACTATCGTCACCTTCGTCTCACTTTTCTTTGTTGATCTTCAGGTCGATCATTGGGGCATTATTATTGCAACGGTATTTATGACCTCGGTCGTGTTCTCACTCGGTGGCTTGATCAATGCCGTGTATGCTAAGACCTTCGATGATATTTCGATCATCCCGACCTTTGTTCTGACACCACTTACGTATTTGGGTGGCGTGTTTTATTCAATTAGCTTGTTGCCTGAGTTCTGGCAAGGTGTGTCTAAGATCAACCCGATCGTCTACATGGTTAACGCCTTCCGCTACGGTTTCTTAGGCGTATCTGATGTCGGTATTGTGACTTCGTTTAGTGTACTGGGTGTGTTTGTCGTCGCTTTGTATGCGGTAGCCCATTACCTAGTGACTCGCGGAATAGGGTTGCGTAGCTAG
- the panC gene encoding pantoate--beta-alanine ligase, translating to MQTFAEIVALREQIKQYKRDGRKVAFVPTMGNLHEGHLTLVRKAREHAEIVVVSIFVNPMQFDRADDLNNYPRTLEDDLAKLGGEGVEVVFTPTPEIIYPNGVENQTSVEVPGLSNILEGASRPGHFRGVATVVSKLFNIVQPDFACFGEKDFQQLAVIRKMTEDLAMDIEIIGVPTVREMDGLAMSSRNGLLTIDERQRAPVLARTMRWISSAMRGGRDDYASVIEDASDQLRAAGLQPDEIFIRDARTLQAITADTTQAVILMSAFLGKARLIDNQVVEMVVESKEEETAEAPSESAE from the coding sequence ATGCAAACTTTTGCTGAAATTGTCGCTCTTAGAGAGCAGATTAAGCAGTACAAGCGAGATGGACGCAAGGTGGCTTTTGTTCCAACCATGGGCAACCTGCACGAAGGCCACTTAACCTTAGTTCGTAAAGCGCGTGAGCACGCCGAAATTGTTGTGGTGAGCATCTTTGTTAACCCAATGCAGTTTGACCGTGCGGACGATCTAAACAACTACCCTCGCACCCTGGAAGATGACCTTGCCAAACTAGGCGGTGAAGGTGTTGAAGTTGTCTTTACTCCGACACCTGAAATCATCTATCCGAATGGGGTAGAGAATCAAACCTCTGTGGAGGTTCCGGGTCTATCTAACATCCTTGAAGGTGCCTCTCGCCCAGGTCACTTCCGTGGTGTCGCCACTGTTGTTAGCAAGCTTTTCAATATTGTTCAGCCTGATTTCGCTTGTTTTGGTGAGAAAGATTTCCAACAGTTAGCGGTAATTCGCAAGATGACCGAAGACTTGGCTATGGATATCGAAATCATCGGTGTGCCGACAGTGCGTGAAATGGATGGCTTAGCAATGAGCTCACGTAACGGCCTTCTGACCATTGATGAGCGTCAGCGTGCTCCTGTCTTGGCTCGTACTATGCGTTGGATTAGCAGCGCTATGCGAGGCGGACGCGATGACTACGCATCTGTGATTGAAGATGCAAGTGATCAGCTACGCGCAGCAGGTCTGCAGCCTGATGAGATCTTTATTCGCGACGCCCGCACCTTGCAAGCGATCACAGCCGATACCACTCAAGCTGTGATTCTAATGTCTGCTTTCTTAGGTAAAGCTCGCCTGATCGATAACCAAGTTGTCGAAATGGTGGTTGAATCGAAAGAAGAAGAAACGGCAGAAGCGCCATCAGAAAGCGCTGAATAG
- a CDS encoding ABC transporter ATP-binding protein produces MYALEIEQLRKTYAGGFEALKGISLNVAKGDFYALLGPNGAGKSTTIGVISSLVNKTSGQVKVFGYDIDKSLELAKQNLGLVPQEFNFNQFETVEQIVLQQAGYYGVPKQLAKERAQKYLTKLDLWEKRSERARNLSGGMKRRLMIARALMHEPQLLILDEPTAGVDIELRRSMWEFLKEINSQQGITIILTTHYLEEAEMLCRNIGIINKGELIENTTMKDLLGKLHVETFILDLAEGSSEPQLSGVNSQTFTNGSLEIEIEKTQGLNAIFTQLTEQGIQVLSMRNKANRLEELFVSIVREGGQ; encoded by the coding sequence ATGTATGCATTAGAAATTGAGCAGCTGCGTAAAACCTATGCGGGTGGGTTTGAAGCGCTTAAAGGCATTAGTTTAAATGTCGCCAAAGGGGATTTTTACGCCTTACTTGGGCCAAACGGAGCAGGTAAGTCGACCACCATAGGGGTTATCTCTTCGCTAGTGAACAAGACTTCAGGTCAAGTTAAGGTGTTTGGCTATGATATCGACAAATCTCTAGAGCTAGCTAAGCAAAATCTTGGCTTAGTGCCGCAAGAATTCAACTTTAATCAGTTCGAAACCGTCGAGCAGATTGTGCTACAACAAGCAGGTTATTACGGCGTTCCTAAACAACTTGCTAAAGAAAGAGCTCAAAAGTATCTAACTAAGCTCGATCTTTGGGAAAAACGTAGCGAACGCGCAAGAAATCTTTCTGGTGGTATGAAGCGCCGTTTGATGATTGCGCGTGCGCTCATGCATGAACCACAACTGCTTATTCTCGATGAGCCGACGGCTGGGGTTGATATCGAATTACGTCGCTCAATGTGGGAGTTCTTGAAAGAGATCAACTCACAGCAAGGTATCACTATCATCTTAACCACTCACTACCTAGAAGAAGCGGAAATGCTGTGTCGTAACATCGGTATCATCAACAAGGGTGAGCTGATTGAAAACACCACGATGAAGGATCTGCTCGGCAAACTCCATGTTGAGACCTTTATTCTCGACTTAGCAGAAGGTAGCTCAGAGCCGCAGTTGTCTGGGGTAAATAGCCAGACATTTACCAACGGGTCTTTGGAGATTGAGATTGAAAAGACACAAGGTTTGAATGCGATCTTTACCCAACTGACTGAGCAAGGTATTCAAGTATTGTCTATGCGTAACAAAGCAAACCGTTTAGAAGAACTGTTTGTCAGTATTGTTAGAGAAGGAGGGCAGTAA
- the dksA gene encoding RNA polymerase-binding protein DksA, which translates to MPDSKKKALGILAIAGVEPYQEKAGEEYMSPEQLAHFTKILSAWRNQLREEVDRTVHHMQDEAANFPDPVDRASQEEEFSLELRNRDRERRLIKKIEKTLTKIEDDDFGFCESCGIEIGIRRLEARPTADLCIDCKTLAEIKEKQMQG; encoded by the coding sequence ATGCCAGACTCAAAGAAAAAAGCGCTAGGCATCCTAGCCATTGCAGGGGTTGAGCCATACCAAGAAAAAGCAGGTGAAGAATACATGTCACCTGAGCAGTTGGCTCATTTTACAAAAATTCTATCAGCTTGGCGCAACCAGCTCAGGGAAGAAGTTGACCGCACTGTACACCACATGCAGGACGAGGCAGCAAATTTCCCAGATCCAGTTGACCGTGCTTCTCAAGAAGAAGAGTTCAGCTTAGAGCTACGCAACCGTGACCGTGAGCGTCGCCTGATTAAGAAGATCGAGAAAACACTAACAAAGATCGAAGACGATGACTTCGGCTTTTGTGAATCTTGTGGCATCGAGATCGGTATTCGCCGTCTAGAAGCTCGTCCAACCGCAGACCTTTGTATTGACTGTAAGACTCTTGCAGAAATCAAAGAGAAGCAAATGCAGGGTTAA